The Maridesulfovibrio ferrireducens genomic sequence TCAAGGGGTAAAATATTAACAGCTCCCACGGGGCAGGCTAGTATGCACATTTTACAGCCGATACAATTTTCTTTGCGAATGTGAACCACTCCGTTCAGATAAACTATCCCTCCTGCGGGACAGGCTTTGGCACAAGGAGCGTCTTCGCACTGACGGCATTGTATGGGCATTGTTATTTCAGGATTCGATATTAAATTTAAACGGGGATTAAATGCCGCGCGCAGTCTTGCCGCTTCCGGGATAGATAGCTCGCTGTTTGCGGATGCGCAGGCAATTTCACACGCTCCGCACCCGATACATTTACGCGGATCTGCAATAACGAAGGCTTTCATTTTATGCGTCCTGTTTTCCAAAAACGGTGTGCAGCAATTTATGAGAAGTATGACCTAAAGGTTCGCCTAGAAACTCAGTGTATGCTTTTTGCACGTCAGGATTTTCATGTGATTTGCGAATTTTAGAATTTTTGTCATGTGAGTACATGGATTCTTTTCTGCACCGATAGACTTCATCCCGTTCAGTCGGCAGCAGCACTTTAGGCTGACCGCCTCCGCTGATACATCCAGACGGGCAGCACATGACTTCCACAAAATCTACCTCTGCGTTACCTGCACGTACTTTTTCTAAAAGCGGCGCAACATTTGTAAGTCCGGCTACTACCGCGATTTTGAAAGTCTGTTCACCCATGGTCATGGAAGCTATGCGGAAACCTTCCTCGCCACGGACAAAAATCAAATCTGTTTCGGGTACTGGTTCACCTGAAACAAGTTCGTACGCTGTGCGAAGTGCTGCTTCCATAACTCCACCCGTAACTCCGAAAATATTTCCTGCTCCGGAGTATGTGCCGAGCGGTTTGTCGAAATCTTCATCAGGCAGTGATTCGAAATCAATTCCTGCTTCGCGGATCATGTATGCCAGTTCACGTGTAGTTAGAACAGCATCAACATCGCGGTGTCCTTCCATGCTCATTTCAGGCCTGGCGCTTTCGAATTTTTTGCAGGTGCAGGGCATAACCGCAACACTGTATATTTCTGTGCGCTGTTTGCCGTTAATGTCTGCTCCATAAGTTTTAAATAATGCGCCGGACATTTGCTGAGGTGATTTACAGCTTGAAAGATGTGGTAATAAATCAGGATAATTAAGCTCCATATAGCGCACCCATGCTGGACAGCATGAGGTGAACATAGGAAGCGTTCCGTTATTTTTAACGCGTGAAAGAAGTTCGTTTCCTTCTTCCATTATGGTGAGGTCCGCGGCAAAATTTGTGTCATACACTTTGTTGAAACCGAGTCTGCGAAGCGCGGCGGCCATTTTACCGGGGGTGAGGCTTCCTGCCTTCATTCCGAAATCTTCGCCTATAGAGACTCGTACAGCCGGAGCACATTGAACCATCGTAAATTTGTCTGATTTTAGTGCGTCTGAAATTTCGAAGACATCACCCGCACAATAAGCGGCAAACAAAGGTTCCGTTGTTGATTGAAACATACCGCGTTCACGAAGTTTATCTGCGCGTGGAGTTTCCGGTTCATCTAAAATTGAAGAGTAAGCACTGCATGTCTGCACACATTGTCCGCAAAATATACAGCGGGAAGAGTCAATCTTATGCGGCTCTCCATGAATTCCGGAGATTGCGTCTACGGGGCATACGTCTTTACAGCGACCGCAGCCAGTGCAAAGTTCTTCATCTATTATGATAAGTTGTTTTGATTTGGACATGAATATTAACCTTAAGAAAAATTTTGTGAAGTGTTTAGAAAACTCATAGCCGCTTTAATGTTGCGTTCCCGTTTCATGCGGGAAGGGTCTATTAAGCTCAGTGCCTTTTCTGGGCACACTTCAACGCAGGCAGGTCCTTTTTTTCGATCAGAGCAAAGGTCGCATTTTCCGGCAAAGAGCATGGGCACTTCGTCCATTGAAGTTTCACCATTTTCGCATAGAACAGCCTGCATCACGGGAGCGCCGTTTTTATATACAGGCAAAAGTTCAATTGCTCCGAAAGGACAGGCAAGCATGCAGGTTTTGCATCCTACGCAAAGCTTTGTTTCAACGACAATCGCGCCGTTTTTGCGGCTGATAGCGGAAACAGGACAGCAATTGGCGCAAGGGGCATCTTCGCAGTGGCGGCATTGAACGGGGATGGTTATTTCAGGAGTCTGCACAACGTATAAACGGGGCAGAATAGGGGCGCTAAGTGCTCCTGCTGTGAATGCCGGACCAGACGAATGAGCCTGAGAGCAGGCTACTTCGCAAAGTTTACAGCCGATACATTTTTCAGGGTCAGCTGCTATAAAATGGTTCAGGGAAGAAGACATATATTCCTCATTGTAATTATTTATGATGCAAAAATATTATGCACTGACGTTATTGATATCGTATGGCTTTGCCGGATGTTTTTCCGCGCTGCCTGCTCTAACTTTTACAGCACATACCTTAAACTCAGGTGTACCTGTTTCGGGATCAGTGGCACTGTTGGTGAGTATGTTTCCCGGGCTTTCGCTGAAATGAAAGGTTATAAAGGTCAGTCCTTCGGGGACTCTTTCAGTAACCTGCGCCCGCGCTCTAAGCTCACCTCTTCGGGATGTGACAACCACATAACCGTTATCTTCGACTCCGAAGCGTACAGCGTCTGCCGGATTTATTTCCAGCATTTCTTCCGGTCGAAGTCCATCCAGTCCCCAGCATCGGCGTGTCATTGTTCCGGTGTGGTAATGGGCTGTTACTCTTCCAGTCGTTAGAACTAAAGGGAAATCAGCGTCAGGCAGTTCGGACGGTTCTTTATAATCAGCGGCAAAAAAAGAACCTTTGCCTCGTACAAATTTATCAACATGCAGGACCGGGGTTCCTTTGTGATCTTCGGAAGGG encodes the following:
- a CDS encoding 4Fe-4S dicluster domain-containing protein codes for the protein MKAFVIADPRKCIGCGACEIACASANSELSIPEAARLRAAFNPRLNLISNPEITMPIQCRQCEDAPCAKACPAGGIVYLNGVVHIRKENCIGCKMCILACPVGAVNILPLDKSLPRSNDNSELPEFYAQKCELCSDRKEGPACVQICPAGAFTLIDVETLKETVKSRREKVLRNLQ
- a CDS encoding [FeFe] hydrogenase, group A codes for the protein MSKSKQLIIIDEELCTGCGRCKDVCPVDAISGIHGEPHKIDSSRCIFCGQCVQTCSAYSSILDEPETPRADKLRERGMFQSTTEPLFAAYCAGDVFEISDALKSDKFTMVQCAPAVRVSIGEDFGMKAGSLTPGKMAAALRRLGFNKVYDTNFAADLTIMEEGNELLSRVKNNGTLPMFTSCCPAWVRYMELNYPDLLPHLSSCKSPQQMSGALFKTYGADINGKQRTEIYSVAVMPCTCKKFESARPEMSMEGHRDVDAVLTTRELAYMIREAGIDFESLPDEDFDKPLGTYSGAGNIFGVTGGVMEAALRTAYELVSGEPVPETDLIFVRGEEGFRIASMTMGEQTFKIAVVAGLTNVAPLLEKVRAGNAEVDFVEVMCCPSGCISGGGQPKVLLPTERDEVYRCRKESMYSHDKNSKIRKSHENPDVQKAYTEFLGEPLGHTSHKLLHTVFGKQDA
- a CDS encoding 4Fe-4S dicluster domain-containing protein, which gives rise to MSSSLNHFIAADPEKCIGCKLCEVACSQAHSSGPAFTAGALSAPILPRLYVVQTPEITIPVQCRHCEDAPCANCCPVSAISRKNGAIVVETKLCVGCKTCMLACPFGAIELLPVYKNGAPVMQAVLCENGETSMDEVPMLFAGKCDLCSDRKKGPACVEVCPEKALSLIDPSRMKRERNIKAAMSFLNTSQNFS